The nucleotide sequence TGTGGGATAGACTTCTGAGCCTGGGGCAGAGGGTAGGGGGTACGCATTCCTCTCAGGGACTGGAGCCCCCGTGGTCCTGCTGGGAGCACTGGTGAAGGcctgtccttcctgcctcctaGGAGAGGCAAGACCAGGGTCCTGGGTGGGAGCTTGGGCTGGGGCTGGCTGGGTAGaacccggggtgggggtggggagaacagcTGAGCCCTGGCCCAGAGGCTTCTCTAGTCCGAAACCCATAGAATTCTGGGTTTCAGAATGCCCAGGCCTTTTTCCCAGAACTCTGGCCTGCAGGGGGCCTCTGGTCTGGTCATCCACCTTTCTGGAATGGGGAGTTGCAGAGGTGGGGGCTCACTCGCCCCTTTCCCCCCTAAACCTGGCCCTTCCTCCACCCTCACTGCAGAAACTTATGTCCTGGGAGCAGCACCCTCCAGAGCTTTTCCCTCGGTGAGTCCTAGAACATTCTAGAATGGGAGTCAGTGGGGATGTGGCTCCACAGGGGGCTCcctgtggggggggaggggagatgagaTGAGTCAGGGGTGAGAGCTGACcagtgggggcaggaggtggcaGTGGACACTAGCTCGGGTGCCCGGCGACTTCCCCTAGAGCCCAGGCCAGCTGGGGACCTGGGCCCCTCTCACCCTGACCTCTCCCCTCGCAGAGGCACAAACCCGTTCGCCACCGTAAAGCTGCGACCCACAGTCACCAACGACCGCTCGGCGCCCCTTATCCGCTGAGATGCCCTCCTCCATCCGGGGTCTGAGCTCGTCTCCCCACACCTGCCAAGGGGGCTGCCCGGAGCTGGTGACGGCCGCAAGAGCAGCAGCAGTGGACCCGAGAAGCCGGGGCCCTGAAGCTGGGggtggctgcccctccccacgcCACGCCCCCAGCTTGAGCAGCTCTCAGGAGACTGGCCTGGGGTCTGGGACCTTCGAACTAAAGCAGGCAGAATGGGGGGACAGGACAGTCTCTTCCCCTCCAAGGGCCCCAGGACTCTCCCTGGGGGCCTGCCTCGTGCACcccaccctctttcccctcctctgccccagcagGGAGGAGCCCCgcacacccccttccccacctcccataCGTCGTCCTCTTTACCTTTTGTAAATGGGGCAAAATAAAGCAAGTGGACACAGCCGCAAGACTGGCGGAGTCTAAttgggggacaggcagggggtggggcatggAGGCCTCCCACTGGAGAACGGGGTCCCAGAGGTCCTGAAAGTCACTGATACCTCCCTGGGAGGACTCGCGTacgggaagggcaaagagagagggagacagagaatctcggcgcacagcccgatgcggtgcttgaacccacaaaatgcgAGATCGCGccttgaactgaaaccaagaattgggtgctcaacagactgagccacccaggcacctctcacacCCCTCATTTTAAGCAAATCTTTAGGTCTGCCTGGGAGCCCTCAGGCCATGTCCACCCACCTCCAGCCCAGTCTCTTTGCTACCGTGGTGGCCTCTCCCGAGGCAGAGGGGTGGCGGTGGCCAAGGTCCAGGACCACCAGCAGGTCACCCTTCCACAGCCTGGGACACAGCTCCCTTTGTTCTGGCCCTTCAGCCCGCCTCGGTCCCAGGCTCTCTGACCTGGATTAGCCTGATCCAGGGGAAAGCCTTGGAGGCCCCTCCTGGAATgtggtctgggggtggggggcaggagaggcatGAGGTGAGTAGGGCTGGCGGGGTCTCTCCAGGGCAGGGCTATGCCCACAGCACCACTAGGACCCCCTACCCCGCCTCCCAGGGCTCTGTGCATCCTCCACCCAGTGGAGGGGCCTCCTTATTATCTCTCTAGTTCTGCTGGGAGGGTCTGAGACAGGGACCCCCCAGCCTGGCATTGTGCTGTGGTCACTGCcctgtcccttctccctttccaggCAAAAGCCTCttagggggggggggtggggcacaCTGTAAGCCCTAGGCCTGAGGGAGTGAGCTGCGGTGAGTCTGGCCAGCGGCTGATCTGTAGCAAGCCTGGGGGTCTTTGGCTGCATGGCCCCCTCAGGCTAGGCTTCCCAGGGGGAACCAGGGGGCAGCCCCTCCCGGTAAGCCTCAGGAGATGTGAACCTGGACACCGAAACCCACAGGACGGCTCAGGTGAGTGTGGGGCGAGGGCTGCCAGGACCACCCCCTTGTCCTGGTCTCCAAGTGGCTGCAGCCATGGTGAGGGGACAACAGGCAGGAAAAGCCAGAACCCCGTCCTGGTGACAGAGGGTCAGAGTGCCAGATACCCACAGGGCTCTTGGTGTTCCCCAGTGTCAGGTGCGGAGGGGcgatgggagggaaggaggcttcTGCCCCAGCTGTGGGCTGGCCCACCCTAATCGGGAGGTCCACCTGCCTCGTCTGTTATAGGGGCGCATGAAGCTGCTGTGTGAACCCCTGGGTGGAGCTCCGGGAGTGTGAGAGACCCCAAAGCTGTTGTCTGCTTGTGGAAGGTTTGGGGGGCTGCGAGCGGTTCAGAGAGCAGGTCTCTTTCTTGGTGCCCCCTCAGAGGTCGTATCTGCCCAGCGGAACCAGAGATCTGATCGCTCCTCCCCCACCAACCACGACTCCTGGGGTAATCCATCACCCATCTTACAGGTGGCAAAACTGAGGCTCCGCTGGGGAAGGGAAACTGCCCAAGTCACAGAGCAGATCCATGGCTAAACCGGAGTGAACCAGAACTCTGCTCCCTTGGCTACTGAAACAAGGCTCATATTCTTGGGGGgggtttcttcttatttttcataaatggcaATAGTCCTTTTTGATCATTGAGAAAAATTCGGAACATATGGCAAGGCCAAGGAAGAACAGAAACCCCACCCAGTTTGCAGCTGGCCctggtctccccttctctgtcccacaCATGGGGCTGGCTGGTTCCTCTGTGCTGAGACCCGCACACCAGCCTGCTGGGGTCACTGGTGATCCCCAAGCACATGGGGCACACGCTGGCTGGCCAGCTCTCCCATTCACCAGCACCCCCCTCCTGCCGCCACCAGGTCCCTGGGCAAGGAGCTTCTTCCACAGGGAGCCTTCCTGAAGTTCAGACTCAGGTGGGAGGGATTCTATTATTTCCCCCTCATCTTTCACAGGACCCTTGGAGGAGGGTAGATTTGGGGTGAGGTTTTGCCTGGGTTTCCCCTCTTGGCTCATTCCCTGAGCAGGGCTTCACGTGGGTAGCCccatgccttggtttccccacGCCGGGTCTCCATCCGCCTTTCTTGTCTGAGCTACAGACCTTCGCTGGTCCATCGCGTCCCCTATCTCTTGCAGAAGCAGCAGCGATGGGCGCTGGCGGCCCCCGGCCAGGCGCGGGCCCCCCCGACGGTGGCTGGGGCTGGGCGGTGCTGGGCGCCTGCTTCGTGATCACCGGTTTCGCCTATGGCTTCCCCAAGGCGGTGAGCGTCTTCTTCCGCGCCCTCATGCGCGACTTTGGCGCCGGCTACAGCGACACGGCCTGGGTGTCCTCCATCATGCTCGCCATGCTCTACGGCACCGGTCAGCGCCCCCTCGCGGGTCCCTCCCCCGACCCCAGGCCCAGGATTGAGAGTAGAGTTCCCGGGACCAGGAGGCACAGACCCACGGGCATCCCCCGGAGCCCACTGGGAGGGCGCGGAAACCACTTTCTTCCTGTGAAAATTTTACCGGcgccagagagaggggaggaaggggcaggaaaggggcagtGGCTGGAGGTAGAGCCCACATACCAGAGGGCCACTAGCAAGCTCCGCCAGCGGGCAGGACCCCTCCGTTCCTGCCGAAAGACCTACGCCCCCTTATGTTACAGGAGGCGAATGAGATCTAAATAAGAGTCCCGCTTCCCTGAGCCCTAACCACCTGCTGGGGCGGGGGAAATGCTGGCGTTATCCTGGCCGAGCACTGGGACCTTGGCCAGACACTGCCCTCTCTGAACCGATGGTGACCTTATCCCTTTGAGCCATTTTCTGGGGCTGGGAGGCGCAAAGCTCGGAGTGTCCACAGGAAAGGAGATTAGTCCAGCCTGAGCGGTGCCCGTGCCCTGCCCACAGGTCCAGTCTCCAGCATCCTCGTGACCCGCTTTGGCTGTCGCCCGGTGATGCTGGTGGGTGGGCTGTTGGCCTCGGCGGGCATGGTGCTAGCATCCTTCGCCACGCGCCTCCTGGAGCTGTACCTGACCGCCGGGGTGCTCACAGGTGAGGGCGGCCCCTGCGCACCTCCCCTACGCGGATGGGGGCTGGCCGTGAGGGTAGGGGTTGGGAGTCCTAGCTGCAAGACCTTCTGTCCCCGGTGTCCCCTCGAAAGGCGGTCCTCGAGTCCCTCGGCTCAGTTTCCCCCGGGGCTCTGCCCGCCCCTTCGGGGTCTCACGCCCTCCCTCCTGCCGAGGGGGGCggttgctggggtggggggcgccctCGGGGAGCCCGGCACAGCGCTGCCTCGCCCGcaggcctgggcctggccctCAACTTCCAGCCGTCGCTCATCATGCTGGGGCTGTACTTCGAGCGGCGGCGGCCCCTGGCCAACGGGCTGGCGGCAGCGGGCAGCCCCGTGTTCCTGTCGGCGCTGTCGCCGCTCGGCCAACGGCTGCTCGAGCACTTCGGCTGGCGCGGCGGCTTCCTGCTGCTCGGCGGCCTCCTGCTGCACTGCTGNNNNNNNNNNNNNNNNNNNNNNNNNNNNNNNNNNNNNNNNNNNNNNNNNNNNNNNNNNNNNNNNNNNNNNNNNNNNNNNNNNNNNNNNNNNNNNNNNNNNCCTGGCGGCCGGACCCGCCGGCGCCTGCTGGACGTGGCTGTGTGCGCCGACCGCGCCTTCGGGGTGTACGCCGCCACCAAGTTCCTGATGGCCCTCGGCCTCTTCGTGCCCGCCATCCTGTTGGTGAACTACGCCAAGGACGCGGGCGTGCCGGACGCCGACGCCGCCTTCCTGCTGTCCATTGTGGGCTTCGTAGACATCGTGGCACGGCCGGCGTGCGGCGCCCTGGCGGGCCTGGCGCGCTTGCGACCTCATGTCGCCTACCTCTTCAGCCTGGCCCTGATGGCCAACGGGCTCACGGACCTGAgcagcgcgcgcgcgcgctcctACGGCGCCCTGGTCGCCTTCTGCATCGCCTTCGGCCTCTCCTACGGCATGGTGGGCGCGCTGCAGTTCGAGGTGCTCATGGCAGCCGTGGGTTCGCACCGCTTTCCCAGCGCTCTGGGCCTGGTGCTGCTCGTGGAGGCCGTAGCTGTGCTCATTGGACCTCCCTCTGCCGGTGCGCCCCGCGGGAGGAGGGGATGACGGGCTAATGTCTCTAGATCGAGGAAAGCGTGCTCTCTGTCCCCGGTGGACCTTCCAGGGACGAGGGGAAGGGACCCATTGGCCAGCGAGACAGCCTAGGGGGTGGCCCCCCCTTCCCGTGGCCACTTAGCCCCTCCTCCAAGCCAGTACTACTAGCCCTGGGTGGGGACGGAAAGGCCAAGAAAGGTCCAGGAAGAACCCACCATTGACAGCTGCTGACCTACCGGGTCATCTCCAGCACAGAGGCCTTGTGAAGTGCAAATGCTTCTTCTCTTTTTGCGGATgtggggaactgaggcacagaggtctAGAACTCGAGCAGTCCCCAATCTGAGCAGAGCCCCGCCCAGTGCTAGATGCCCTTGCCCTTGGAACACTGCCTCTGAGGGCTTTTGCATCCCCAGCCTCTAAGGGTGATCATGATAGAAATGGCATGTTCAAGGAACCAGCCGGGAGACCAGGAGCAGAGCCGGGGTGCTCAGTGTGCACATGGGGTGATCCCCTGGAGGCCCAGCCAGGGAGGAGCTCCCTCCTCCTCGGTCCAGAAGGCCatggccaggccctgccctcactCAGTACAGCTGCTGTGCCCTGACACATCTGGCACTCTATGGTCATTACCTCTTGGAAATCACTAGGATGAGAGGCCAGGAAAGGGTGCCGGCGGGGCTGGCATGAGGGCAGCCTCACGGGGCAGGGTAGGCCCCACCAAAGAGGACGCAGGACAGCATGGGGCACATTTAGGGGACCGTGTTCCTATACAAGTGAGGCAGGAATTGAGCTTGGGAAGCAGGGGGATATTAGGGTTCCCCTGGGTGGTCAGGTGGTCCCCGAaccagcagggagcctggcagTGAGCAGCAGCGCTGAGGTCAGGCTGTGGGATGGAGCGATGAGGGGAGCCACCTTTGTGGGGCCCGGGCTGCCCCTGAGATAGAGTGAGCTGCCCCCCCTTCCAGGGCTGGGCTGGCGGAGTGCCCTCATTAATTCTGTCACCTAACTTCGTGTGAGGGTGGCCTCCAAGTCCTCCACCAAAAGCCACAACCCACCCCCCTCCACAGATACTCAGGGAGTCATCTTCCATTTTCACATGCGACCTGGGGGTGGGCCTAATAGGGGGTAAGAAGGTGAAGGACACTGCAGGgctgagtgcgggaggggcaggggcaggactgGCGgctggctgggcagggcaggaaggcAAGTTTGGGAGCGGTGCCCAGAGGGGACTCAGGTGGGCAGCCAACTTGGGGAGACACCAGGAAGCCCCCCCACCGCAGAGGCCACAGAGCTGTAGAGCAAGGGGTCACAGCCTGGGGTGGTCACCCACAAAATTGCCAAGAGAGGATGGAGCCCACAGAGAAACCACTCTCTGGGGAAAAATGATTTGCAATGAAAAGATGTTCCTGAGTCTGAAAGTACTATGTGCTTGGATAGAAAACTTGGGAAATACAGAGGCGTTAGGAGGAGCTGTGGCCCCCAAGTCCTGCCCCCAGCCTGTGCCAGTGAATTCAGCTCCGTCTAGGGAACcggaggcaggagggggctggggagggggctggagggcaAACTGAGCCAGGCCCCTGAAGACCAGGGTAGGGTTAGGTGGGAAGAGCAAGAGTTGGGGGCTCCCAGGAGGGTGAGGCTGAGCGcagtgtcccctccccactccctggcTGGGCAAGTCACAGGGCACACATGGGGTTTGGAtctgggggtggcgggggtgTCCTATAAACCGAAAAGTGCTGCCTCACCAAAGGCCTCACACAACTTAAGAAATGGAGGTCCAAGGAGGTGGTGACGTTTTTAAGGTCACAAGTGGTAGAACGGGGGTGGTGGCCAGCACCTGTGGAATGGGAATAGACTGGGGCCGGTGTTTGTGTCACTCAAATGTACCCCAGTCGAGGGAGGGCACTACCCTTTAGCTGAGGCTGTGGGGAAGGGTAAAGGGTGGGGCTCCCCCTAGACCCttacctccccctccctgccctcctcccccaggccgCCTGGTGGATGCCCtgaagaactatgagatcatcttCTACCTGGCCGGCTCTGAGGTGGCCCTGGCTGGGATCTTCATGGCTGTGGCCACCAAATGTTGCCTGCACTGCTCTAAGGACACCCCACCCAGCCAAGGCGCCCAGGGCGGGGCCAGCGACGCAGAGGACGCTGAGGCTGAGGAGGACACTGCGGCCCCTCCCACGGGCACCGAGACGCcctgcagcctccaggccctggagGTGCCACGCCCCGGGGGGGCCGGGCTGGTGGATCCAAAGCTGGAGGCAGAGCCGGGCACAGCCTCCACGTCTGGATAGCTCGAGGGCCCTAGGTGAGATGGCTGGTCACGTTGGGAATGGGGCTTACCCTCTCAGAGCCCTGGCTGTCCCAAGAGGGCCTGGAGCACTGGAGGCTGCCTTGCAGTGGCCGGCCCAGGGGTCCCGGCTGGGCTCCCTCCCTTGTCTGCCCAGCAGGCCACGGCCAGGCCCTGTCCTCGCTCAGGGGAGTCGCTGTGCACCACCAGGGGCCTGGCCCGTGTGAACTCACACTCATAAAGCTCAGAGGCAAGACAGTTCTGTTCCTGTGCTTTTTGGCAGCTCTGGCTGCGTCCTGAGGGTcagggctgggggatggggtggggagggtctgaGACGCTCTGCCCAGGGCCCTCTGACCTGGAAGCTGTTGGgggaggaagtggcagagagggggaagggtggggcGTGGAGGGGTAGGTATTCTCAGACTTAGGGGCACTAGCGGCCTTGCTCACACTGTGACTTTTGCCGTCTTGCACTTTGAGCCAAGCGTGGGGAGCTCCGTGTCTCACCCTGGCCCCCGAAGGTCCCTCTGTGTATTTATTCTCTTCCTGAAAATCTGACGCCcctcttctttgcttctctccctcccaatCATGGGTGCAGAGACCCAGGCCCAAGTGGGAAGGAGCCTTCCCACCACAGACCCCGACTATTCAGCCATGGGCTCCGGAGAGTCCATCCCACcagtgcctccccccacccctccctgttGGTCTCATTTTCCATCCAGGCCCTACAAAGGTGTGgggagccctccaggtgcccggCCAGCTCACACAGGTCTGAGGTTCCCCTGCGTCACTGGAGCAGTGAcgacattttatttaacattcgTGGTGCACAGACCGCGCCAGGCGCTGAATCCTTTACAAATGTTAACTCCTCAGATGCTCATGGTAGCCCAATAAGGCAGCGACCATTGTTGGCTACAAtcacagatagggaaactgaggcacagggtggTGAGGGAGGAGCTCAGGGTTGGAGAGGCTGTGACTGGAATCCAGGCAGTGGTTGCAGTCTGGGCCCTTGGCCTCCAGGCTTGCTGTTCCTCCAGAGAGGCGGTCAGCTCTGACAGCTCTGGGGACCCGGGTGGACTCCCAGGGACAGCCcgttcctccctccctgctcccggTCCTGCCTGACAGTCCCATTCGGCTGCCGCCCATGACCTGTGGACTCCAAGCTGATAAACAGAAAGCCATtctcccccactccaccccgTTAGACTCTGTTCACCCCTCACAGCCTCTTCCCTTCTCAGCACAACCGTGTAATCCAGTGTTCAAACAGGGACGACTTCAGAGTGAAAAGGGCCACTATTAATGACACGGGACCACAGGTACAGACTGTGACTGAATGGCTCACAGTCACCCTATTTCCACCACTCTGCAACGACACAGAGTACCAGGGTAGCATTCACCACTGCCCTTCGGCCCTGGCAGAACAGGTGCGCCCAGAGGGTGAGGGCACCCTCACATTCTCCCCCCAGTGTGGGGCCTCGGGGCCTCCTGACTCAGCACCTGTCCTGTCCTTCCCCAAGTAAAGGCTGAGCTGCCAGCCAGAAGCGCCGGCGGATCAAAGATGAGGGAGGCCATAAAAGGCCCCCCCAGA is from Suricata suricatta isolate VVHF042 chromosome 10, meerkat_22Aug2017_6uvM2_HiC, whole genome shotgun sequence and encodes:
- the SLC16A8 gene encoding monocarboxylate transporter 3, encoding MGAGGPRPGAGPPDGGWGWAVLGACFVITGFAYGFPKAVSVFFRALMRDFGAGYSDTAWVSSIMLAMLYGTGPVSSILVTRFGCRPVMLVGGLLASAGMVLASFATRLLELYLTAGVLTGLGLALNFQPSLIMLGLYFERRRPLANGLAAAGSPVFLSALSPLGQRLLEHFGWRGGFLLLGGLLLHCXXXXXXXXXXXXXXXXXXXXXXXXXXXXXXXXXXPGGRTRRRLLDVAVCADRAFGVYAATKFLMALGLFVPAILLVNYAKDAGVPDADAAFLLSIVGFVDIVARPACGALAGLARLRPHVAYLFSLALMANGLTDLSSARARSYGALVAFCIAFGLSYGMVGALQFEVLMAAVGSHRFPSALGLVLLVEAVAVLIGPPSAGRLVDALKNYEIIFYLAGSEVALAGIFMAVATKCCLHCSKDTPPSQGAQGGASDAEDAEAEEDTAAPPTGTETPCSLQALEVPRPGGAGLVDPKLEAEPGTASTSG